One window of Medicago truncatula cultivar Jemalong A17 chromosome 2, MtrunA17r5.0-ANR, whole genome shotgun sequence genomic DNA carries:
- the LOC11422146 gene encoding protein transport protein Sec61 subunit beta: MAKGASQSQSSTSTSSRPGGGGLAAPRGSAAATAGMRRRRLTSGNSTASVGGGSSGGSNMLRFYTDDAPGLKISPTVVLVMSLCFIGFVTALHVFGKLYRYKAGAGV; the protein is encoded by the coding sequence ATGGCTAAAGGCGCATCTCAATCTCAATCATCAACCTCCACATCCTCCCGTCCAGGAGGAGGCGGACTCGCCGCTCCACGCGGCTCCGCTGCCGCCACTGCCGGCATGCGTCGTCGCCGTCTCACCTCCGGAAACAGCACCGCCAGCGTCGGAGGTGGATCTAGCGGAGGAAGCAACATGCTGAGATTCTACACTGATGATGCACCTGGTTTGAAGATTTCTCCTACGGTTGTTTTGGTTATGAGTCTCTGCTTCATTGGTTTCGTCACCGCACTTCATGTGTTCGGGAAGCTTTATCGTTACAAAGCTGGTGCTGGTGTATAA